The proteins below are encoded in one region of Candidatus Palauibacter soopunensis:
- a CDS encoding vitamin B12-dependent ribonucleotide reductase — translation MNPPDVAVREGASTSAPVRDEMRVGSNARPADLAEPGLAENARTVLARRYLKKNDRGEPIEGPRDLFWRVADVVASQDARYGATDDAVLERTKRFYHLMADGIFEPNSPTLMNAGRPLGQLSACFVLPVPDSLDGIYETLRDMALIHQSGGGTGFGFSRLRPSGDVVKSTMGVASGPVSFMEVYDASTEAVKQGGTRRGANMGILRVDHPDIRHFIECKADKTRITNFNISVGVTDAFMAAARTGSDYDLISPRTGDVVDQLNAEEVFSSIISSAWRNGEPGVFFIDEANRYNPVPHLGDYEATNPCGEQPLLAYDVCNLGSINVGYFVDDQGRIDWDGLGEAVHESTHFLDNVIDANRYPLPKIEDLSQRIRRVGLGVMGWADMLVRVGEPYGSERAVELARELMEFVDEECKVESERLAAERGVFPEWERSIWGPDETCARDADGNRIRPERRLRNCNLTTVAPTGTISIIAGCSSGIEPLFAVAFMRNQAGVLMPDVNPDFVRRAKEGGWYSEELMQRIADEGHIHFDEVPGDVQGIFVTAHDVPPEQHIRMQAAFQAHCDSAISKTCNFATAATEEDVRKIYEMAYELRCKGVTVYRDGSRDEQVLSTGSTAKDVQRQTSESGSAVAADGVQLEAVDVGPEFAGDLADTLTRLAAAEAQNSELQAHNRKLENAVEAKQRRITELEGSRMRRVERRQRPAVLRGHTRQIESPLGTMYVTINEDDQGRPFEVFVALGKTGGAAMADAEAIGRLCSLALRSGISLRDVHKQLRGISSDRAVGLGASKVLSGPDAIAQVIERYLEEKEGIQQTLPIEEVETARRKNTNGGARSAQRPVIERYQESAARLFLGACSECGSSLAFEEGCAKCYACGYSECG, via the coding sequence ATGAATCCACCGGATGTGGCGGTGCGGGAGGGCGCGTCGACGAGCGCCCCGGTGCGGGATGAAATGCGGGTGGGATCCAATGCCAGGCCGGCCGACCTCGCCGAGCCGGGACTTGCCGAGAACGCGCGGACGGTGCTGGCGCGCCGGTATCTGAAGAAGAACGACCGCGGCGAGCCCATCGAGGGGCCGCGCGACCTCTTCTGGCGCGTGGCCGATGTCGTCGCGTCGCAGGATGCCCGCTACGGGGCGACGGACGACGCGGTCCTCGAGCGCACGAAGCGCTTCTATCATCTGATGGCCGACGGCATCTTCGAGCCGAACAGCCCCACGCTCATGAACGCGGGGCGTCCGCTCGGGCAACTCTCCGCGTGCTTCGTGCTTCCCGTTCCGGACAGCCTCGACGGCATCTACGAGACGCTGCGCGACATGGCCCTCATCCATCAGAGCGGGGGCGGCACCGGGTTCGGCTTCAGCCGCCTTCGTCCTTCCGGTGACGTCGTCAAGTCGACGATGGGCGTGGCGAGCGGCCCGGTCAGCTTCATGGAGGTCTATGACGCCTCGACCGAGGCCGTGAAGCAGGGCGGGACGCGACGGGGCGCGAACATGGGCATCCTGCGCGTCGATCATCCGGACATCCGCCACTTCATCGAGTGCAAGGCGGACAAGACCCGGATCACGAACTTCAACATCTCGGTCGGGGTCACCGACGCCTTCATGGCGGCGGCCCGGACGGGCTCGGACTACGATCTCATCAGCCCGCGGACCGGCGATGTCGTGGATCAGCTGAACGCCGAGGAGGTGTTCTCGAGCATCATCTCCAGCGCGTGGCGGAACGGTGAGCCCGGGGTCTTCTTCATCGACGAGGCGAACCGCTACAATCCGGTCCCGCACCTCGGCGACTACGAAGCCACGAACCCCTGCGGCGAACAGCCGCTGCTCGCCTACGACGTGTGCAATCTCGGCTCGATCAACGTCGGCTACTTCGTCGACGATCAGGGCCGGATCGACTGGGACGGGCTCGGCGAGGCCGTCCACGAATCGACCCATTTCCTCGACAACGTCATCGATGCCAACCGCTATCCGCTCCCGAAAATCGAAGATCTGTCCCAGCGGATCCGCCGCGTCGGCCTCGGGGTCATGGGGTGGGCCGACATGCTCGTGAGGGTGGGCGAACCCTACGGTTCCGAGCGCGCCGTCGAACTCGCGCGCGAGTTGATGGAGTTCGTCGACGAGGAATGCAAGGTCGAGTCCGAACGGCTGGCCGCCGAGCGCGGCGTCTTCCCCGAGTGGGAACGATCGATCTGGGGGCCCGACGAGACGTGCGCGCGGGACGCCGACGGCAATCGGATCCGCCCCGAGCGCCGGCTCCGCAACTGCAACCTGACGACGGTCGCCCCCACGGGGACCATCTCGATCATTGCGGGGTGTTCAAGTGGGATCGAACCTCTGTTCGCGGTCGCATTCATGAGGAATCAGGCAGGCGTGCTGATGCCGGATGTGAATCCGGACTTCGTGCGCCGTGCGAAGGAAGGGGGTTGGTACTCCGAGGAGTTGATGCAGCGCATCGCCGACGAGGGCCACATCCACTTCGATGAAGTGCCGGGGGATGTCCAGGGGATCTTCGTCACGGCGCACGATGTTCCGCCCGAGCAGCACATTCGCATGCAGGCGGCATTCCAGGCGCACTGCGACTCCGCCATCTCGAAGACGTGCAATTTTGCGACGGCCGCCACGGAGGAGGACGTGCGCAAGATCTACGAGATGGCGTACGAGTTGCGGTGCAAGGGGGTCACCGTCTACCGCGATGGTTCGCGCGACGAGCAGGTTCTGTCGACCGGCAGCACGGCGAAGGATGTCCAGCGTCAGACGAGCGAGAGCGGCTCGGCCGTTGCGGCGGACGGCGTCCAGCTCGAAGCCGTCGATGTGGGGCCCGAGTTCGCCGGAGATCTCGCGGACACGCTGACCCGGCTCGCCGCCGCGGAGGCGCAGAACAGCGAACTGCAGGCGCACAACCGGAAGCTTGAGAATGCCGTCGAGGCGAAGCAGCGGCGGATCACCGAACTCGAGGGTTCCAGAATGCGCCGCGTCGAGAGGCGGCAACGGCCTGCCGTCCTGCGGGGCCACACCCGGCAGATCGAATCGCCGCTGGGTACGATGTACGTGACGATCAACGAGGACGATCAGGGTCGCCCGTTCGAGGTCTTCGTCGCCCTCGGCAAGACGGGAGGGGCGGCGATGGCGGATGCCGAAGCCATCGGACGGCTGTGTTCACTCGCCCTGCGCTCGGGGATCTCGCTGCGCGATGTGCACAAGCAGTTGCGCGGGATTTCTTCCGACCGGGCCGTCGGACTCGGGGCGAGCAAGGTGCTCTCCGGTCCCGACGCGATCGCCCAGGTCATCGAGCGCTACCTCGAGGAGAAGGAAGGGATTCAGCAGACGCTTCCCATCGAGGAGGTCGAGACCGCCCGGAGAAAGAACACGAACGGGGGCGCCCGGTCGGCGCAGCGCCCCGTGATCGAACGTTACCAGGAGTCGGCGGCCCGGCTCTTCCTCGGAGCGTGCTCGGAGTGCGGCAGCAGCCTCGCCTTTGAGGAAGGCTGCGCGAAGTGCTACGCTTGCGGCTACAGCGAGTGCGGCTGA
- the ispG gene encoding flavodoxin-dependent (E)-4-hydroxy-3-methylbut-2-enyl-diphosphate synthase, whose protein sequence is MGSAHPIVVQSMTNTDTADVAATADQVRALYEAGSEIVRITVNTPRAARAVPRIAEQLSGQGIDVPLVGDFHFNGHILLPGHPDCAAALSKFRINPGNVGRKRRDEQFATIVRCAIEHDKPVRIGVNWGSLDQMLLTRLMDENARRAEPLDAHRVTLDAIVESAMASAEAAEGLGLGPDRIVLSAKVSRVPDLVTVYRELASRCDYPLHLGLTEAGMGRKGTVASSAALAILLSEGIGDTIRVSLTPEPGADRTEEVRIAQQLLQSLELRSFKPQVTACPGCGRTTSTFFQQLALDVESHIADRLAAWREHYPGVEDLSVAVMGCVVNGPGESKHADLGISLPGVAEAPTAPVYVDGKHHSTLRGDGIVEEFLQILDGYVERRFS, encoded by the coding sequence GTGGGCAGCGCCCATCCCATCGTCGTCCAGTCGATGACGAACACGGATACGGCGGATGTCGCGGCCACCGCGGATCAGGTCCGGGCGCTCTACGAGGCGGGCTCGGAAATCGTCCGCATCACGGTGAATACCCCGCGGGCCGCCAGGGCGGTGCCGCGGATCGCGGAACAGCTTTCCGGCCAGGGCATCGACGTACCACTCGTCGGCGACTTCCACTTCAACGGGCACATCCTCCTGCCCGGCCACCCCGACTGCGCCGCCGCCCTCTCCAAGTTCCGCATCAACCCGGGCAACGTCGGCCGAAAGCGGCGCGACGAGCAGTTCGCAACGATCGTCCGCTGCGCGATCGAGCACGACAAGCCGGTCCGCATCGGAGTCAACTGGGGCTCGCTGGATCAGATGCTCCTGACCCGGCTCATGGATGAGAACGCGCGCCGGGCGGAGCCGCTGGATGCGCACCGGGTGACCCTCGACGCGATCGTGGAGAGTGCCATGGCGTCCGCGGAAGCCGCGGAAGGCCTCGGTCTCGGGCCCGACCGGATCGTGCTCAGCGCGAAGGTGTCGCGCGTGCCGGATCTCGTGACCGTGTACCGCGAACTCGCGTCCCGCTGCGACTACCCGCTGCACCTCGGACTCACGGAAGCGGGGATGGGGCGCAAGGGCACCGTCGCGTCCTCGGCCGCCCTCGCGATCCTGCTCTCCGAGGGGATCGGCGATACGATCCGTGTGTCGTTGACGCCGGAACCCGGCGCCGACCGGACCGAGGAGGTCCGAATCGCGCAGCAGCTGCTACAGTCGCTCGAGTTGAGGAGCTTCAAGCCTCAGGTGACGGCGTGCCCCGGGTGCGGGCGGACGACGAGCACCTTCTTCCAGCAGTTGGCGCTCGATGTCGAAAGCCATATCGCGGACCGTCTTGCGGCCTGGCGGGAGCACTACCCCGGCGTGGAGGATCTCTCCGTAGCGGTGATGGGGTGCGTGGTCAACGGGCCCGGCGAGTCGAAGCATGCGGATCTCGGTATCTCGCTGCCGGGAGTGGCCGAGGCGCCGACCGCGCCGGTCTATGTCGACGGAAAGCACCACTCGACGCTGCGCGGCGATGGGATCGTGGAGGAATTCCTGCAGATTCTCGACGGGTACGTCGAACGCCGCTTTTCCTGA
- the rpsU gene encoding 30S ribosomal protein S21 — translation MQYTLRDNEELDRALRKFRRKVQRAGIFRDIKKHRFYEKPSEARRRKMKAAERRRRRRRRRQKARR, via the coding sequence TTGCAGTACACGCTACGCGACAACGAAGAACTCGACCGCGCGCTGCGGAAATTCCGCCGCAAGGTCCAGCGAGCCGGGATCTTCCGGGATATCAAGAAGCACCGGTTCTACGAGAAGCCGAGCGAGGCGCGGCGTCGCAAGATGAAGGCGGCGGAACGCCGTCGGCGTCGGCGTCGGCGTCGCCAGAAGGCCCGCCGCTAG
- the pyk gene encoding pyruvate kinase has product MSAGFRRAKIVSTIGPASWDRDVLHDLIEAGTDAVRINFTHTPTDRAAGLVRKISDVARDVGRPVAIIGDLGGPKIRVGDLPGDQLDIEPEGTYWFFPEGEDAPAGSSPRRQIPTTYPELAEEVAPGNRILLDDGHFEFAVREVSDDPPWVSAVAFSAGVLKSQKGINLPGVRVGAPALTEKDIADIEFSVEQVIDYLALSFVRQPADLETTRQKMDRGCLLIAKIEKSQALENLAEILPLSDAVMVARGDLGVELPYEEVPMIQKRIIRLAQERARPVITATQMLESMIESPQPTRAEVSDVANALLDGTDAVMLSAETAAGGYPVQAVLTMDRIIRRIEHERLGRTGRAGKQVEGFSKIQQTTSGAIAASSLIAVERVGSPFIVTFTQSGYTARIVSAQRPSVPILAITDQWRTYNQLALVWGVQPILFHGGISYSSMLDKARDVALELGMGEAGQRFVVTAGVPFHVPGTTNMMRVEEL; this is encoded by the coding sequence ATGAGCGCAGGCTTCCGCAGAGCGAAGATCGTCAGCACGATCGGACCCGCCTCCTGGGACCGGGACGTGCTGCACGACCTGATTGAAGCCGGCACCGACGCAGTCCGCATCAACTTCACACATACGCCGACGGATCGCGCCGCCGGTCTGGTACGGAAGATCTCCGACGTGGCCCGCGATGTCGGCCGGCCGGTGGCGATCATCGGCGACTTGGGGGGACCGAAGATCCGGGTCGGGGACCTGCCCGGCGACCAACTCGATATCGAGCCTGAAGGCACGTACTGGTTCTTTCCCGAAGGGGAAGACGCTCCCGCGGGCAGTTCCCCGCGCCGACAGATTCCGACCACATATCCGGAGCTGGCCGAGGAGGTCGCGCCCGGAAACCGGATCCTGCTCGACGACGGTCACTTCGAATTCGCGGTGCGGGAAGTCTCCGACGACCCGCCGTGGGTTTCGGCCGTGGCCTTCAGTGCCGGCGTCCTGAAATCCCAGAAGGGCATCAACCTGCCGGGCGTGCGGGTCGGGGCGCCGGCCCTGACCGAGAAGGACATCGCGGACATCGAGTTCTCCGTCGAACAGGTCATCGACTACCTGGCGCTGAGCTTCGTACGGCAGCCGGCCGACCTCGAAACGACCCGCCAGAAAATGGACCGGGGGTGTCTGCTCATTGCGAAGATCGAAAAGTCGCAGGCGCTCGAGAACCTGGCGGAGATCCTGCCCCTGAGCGACGCCGTCATGGTCGCGCGCGGCGACCTCGGGGTGGAGTTGCCGTACGAGGAAGTGCCGATGATCCAGAAGCGGATCATTCGACTCGCGCAGGAACGGGCGCGGCCGGTGATCACGGCGACGCAGATGCTGGAGTCGATGATCGAGAGCCCGCAGCCGACGCGGGCGGAGGTGTCGGACGTCGCGAACGCGCTGCTCGACGGCACCGACGCGGTGATGCTCTCGGCGGAGACCGCCGCGGGCGGATATCCGGTACAGGCCGTCCTTACAATGGACCGGATCATCCGCCGTATCGAGCACGAGCGGCTGGGACGGACCGGGCGGGCCGGCAAGCAGGTGGAGGGCTTCTCGAAGATCCAGCAGACGACATCGGGCGCGATCGCGGCGTCGTCGCTCATCGCGGTTGAGCGCGTGGGTTCGCCGTTCATCGTGACGTTCACGCAGAGCGGCTATACGGCCCGCATCGTGTCGGCGCAGCGTCCCTCGGTCCCGATCCTGGCGATCACGGACCAGTGGAGGACGTACAACCAGCTGGCGCTCGTGTGGGGCGTGCAGCCGATCCTCTTCCACGGCGGCATCAGCTATTCGAGCATGCTCGACAAGGCCCGTGATGTGGCCCTCGAGCTGGGCATGGGCGAGGCGGGGCAGCGTTTCGTGGTGACGGCCGGAGTCCCCTTCCACGTCCCCGGCACGACCAACATGATGCGCGTCGAAGAGTTGTGA
- a CDS encoding MBL fold metallo-hydrolase — protein sequence MRVRFLGTGTSFGVPVIGCDCATCRSPDPRDRRTRHGLLIETGRTRLLVDTPPELRLQLLRAGVERLDAVFLSHEHADHTHGIDDLRIFSLRQRRPVPLYVAREFEAGIRSRFSYIWGDARPQPGSAVPRLDLLLFEDRDVIAPGGLEMQVVALPHGVYRSYGFRADGLGVLIDAKSLPEDAMEVFAGVDVLVTNALWFGDPHPGHFSMEEAAATARRLGAGRTYITHIAHRTRHEEIERRLPAGVTPAYDGLVVEL from the coding sequence GTGAGAGTCCGTTTTCTCGGTACCGGCACTTCCTTCGGGGTTCCGGTGATCGGCTGCGACTGCGCGACCTGTCGCTCGCCGGACCCCAGGGACCGACGCACGCGCCACGGACTCCTCATCGAAACCGGCCGGACCCGTCTCCTCGTGGACACGCCCCCGGAACTTCGGCTTCAACTGCTGCGGGCGGGCGTCGAGCGGCTGGACGCCGTCTTTCTTTCGCACGAGCACGCGGACCATACGCACGGGATCGACGATCTGCGAATCTTCTCGCTGCGTCAGCGCCGACCTGTCCCGCTCTACGTGGCGCGCGAGTTCGAGGCCGGAATCCGGAGCCGGTTCTCCTATATCTGGGGTGACGCCCGTCCCCAGCCCGGATCCGCCGTCCCCCGGCTCGATCTGCTGCTCTTCGAGGACCGCGACGTCATCGCGCCCGGCGGGCTCGAGATGCAAGTCGTTGCGCTGCCGCACGGCGTGTACCGCAGCTACGGGTTTCGCGCCGACGGTCTCGGAGTCCTGATCGACGCGAAGTCCTTACCCGAGGATGCCATGGAGGTGTTCGCGGGCGTCGACGTCCTCGTCACGAACGCGCTCTGGTTCGGCGACCCGCACCCGGGACACTTCTCAATGGAGGAGGCCGCGGCGACGGCGCGTCGACTCGGGGCCGGACGCACGTACATCACGCACATCGCGCACAGGACGAGGCACGAGGAGATCGAGCGCCGCCTCCCGGCCGGCGTGACGCCGGCGTACGACGGACTGGTGGTGGAGTTGTGA
- the lepA gene encoding translation elongation factor 4, giving the protein MTAPPATERIRNFSIIAHIDHGKSTLADRLLERTGAVDARRMRKQVLDSMELERERGITIKLNAIRMAYGYRDGVEYQLNLIDTPGHVDFAYEVSRSLAACEGALLVVDATQGIEAQTLANLFLALEADLEVVPVINKIDLPAADPERVAAEISELLGVDPASTIHTSAKEGAGIDEVLDAIVERVPAPDGAPEAPLRALIFDSQYDRYRGAMPMLRVVDGELREGMRIGFGRHDAVYEVDEVGFMRLGFERTGALRCGEVGYLTAQIKNVGHTRVGDTVLDAGDRAAEVLPGYREAKPMVFAGLYPTDSDQFEELREALEKLQLNDASLHYEPETSGALGFGFRCGFLGLLHLEIVQERLDREFGVDLITTLPSVEYQVTLTNDDEIQLENPSKMPDRVHISEVREPFVRVRVVSPADYIGAIQKICHDRRGRYVDLQYLDPTRVEISYSMPLGEIVLDFYDKLKSVSRGYASLDYEVTGHERSDLVKLDILLNGAPVDALSVIVHRSRAYDFGQKMARKLKELIPRQLFDVAIQAAIGRDVIARTTVKALRKNVTAKCYGGDITRKRKLLEKQREGKRRMKQVGSVEIPQEAFLAVLQVESD; this is encoded by the coding sequence GTGACCGCGCCCCCGGCCACGGAGCGCATCCGGAATTTTTCCATCATCGCGCACATCGACCACGGGAAGTCAACGCTGGCCGACCGGCTCCTCGAGCGTACCGGCGCCGTGGATGCGCGCCGGATGCGGAAGCAGGTCCTCGACTCGATGGAACTCGAGCGGGAACGCGGGATCACGATCAAGCTCAACGCGATCCGCATGGCCTACGGGTACCGGGACGGGGTCGAGTATCAGCTCAACCTCATCGACACGCCGGGGCACGTCGACTTCGCCTACGAGGTGAGCCGGAGTCTCGCCGCGTGCGAAGGGGCCCTCCTCGTCGTCGACGCCACGCAGGGCATCGAGGCGCAGACGCTCGCGAACCTCTTCCTCGCGCTCGAAGCGGATCTCGAAGTTGTCCCGGTCATCAACAAGATCGATCTCCCGGCGGCCGACCCGGAACGCGTGGCGGCGGAGATTTCGGAACTGCTCGGCGTGGATCCCGCCTCGACGATCCACACCTCGGCGAAGGAAGGGGCGGGGATCGACGAGGTTCTCGACGCCATCGTCGAGCGCGTCCCGGCTCCGGACGGAGCCCCCGAGGCGCCGCTGCGGGCCCTGATCTTCGACTCGCAGTACGACCGCTATCGCGGAGCGATGCCCATGTTGCGCGTCGTGGATGGCGAACTGCGCGAGGGCATGCGCATCGGGTTCGGACGCCACGACGCCGTCTACGAGGTGGACGAGGTCGGCTTCATGCGTCTCGGGTTCGAGCGCACCGGCGCCCTCCGCTGCGGGGAGGTCGGGTATCTTACGGCCCAGATCAAGAACGTGGGCCATACCCGCGTCGGCGATACGGTGCTGGACGCCGGAGACCGCGCCGCGGAGGTCCTCCCCGGCTACCGCGAAGCGAAGCCGATGGTCTTCGCCGGCCTCTATCCGACGGATTCGGACCAGTTCGAGGAACTCCGAGAGGCGCTCGAAAAGCTCCAGTTGAACGACGCCAGCCTCCACTACGAGCCGGAGACATCGGGCGCGCTCGGCTTCGGCTTCCGGTGCGGCTTTCTGGGGCTCCTCCACCTGGAGATCGTGCAGGAGCGGCTCGACCGGGAATTCGGCGTCGACCTCATCACGACCCTGCCCAGCGTGGAGTACCAGGTGACGCTCACGAACGACGACGAGATCCAGCTCGAAAACCCATCGAAGATGCCGGACCGCGTCCACATCAGCGAAGTGCGGGAGCCCTTCGTCCGGGTTCGCGTCGTGTCGCCCGCCGACTACATCGGCGCGATCCAGAAGATCTGCCACGACCGGCGCGGGAGGTACGTCGACCTGCAATATCTGGATCCCACCCGGGTCGAGATCTCGTACTCGATGCCCCTCGGCGAGATCGTGCTCGACTTCTACGACAAGCTGAAGTCCGTGTCTCGCGGATACGCTTCGCTCGACTACGAAGTAACGGGCCACGAGCGCTCGGACCTGGTGAAGCTGGATATCCTCCTCAACGGGGCGCCCGTGGACGCGCTCAGCGTCATCGTGCACCGGAGCCGGGCCTACGACTTCGGGCAGAAGATGGCTCGCAAGCTCAAGGAACTCATCCCGCGGCAGCTCTTCGACGTGGCGATCCAGGCCGCGATCGGGCGGGACGTGATCGCGAGGACGACGGTGAAGGCGCTGCGCAAGAACGTGACCGCCAAGTGCTACGGAGGCGACATCACGCGCAAGCGAAAGCTCCTCGAGAAGCAGAGGGAAGGGAAGCGGCGCATGAAGCAGGTCGGGAGCGTCGAGATCCCCCAGGAGGCCTTTCTCGCCGTCTTGCAGGTCGAAAGCGACTAG
- a CDS encoding ROK family protein codes for MSGRNHIIGVDLGGTTINVGAVPVDGGTVLGMRTLPTDAHIGAKFVVDRIVSLIREVKRDATREGGFGEDAIVGVGMGAPGPLDRDTGTVIETPNLGWRNFPLRDLIVKGTGLETELDNDANAATLGEWWRGAGRGVDNLVGITLGTGIGGGIVLDGELYHGASDAAAEIGHMTIDSTGRKCACGSYGCLEAYASGPAIAARAVEGLQAGAESMLLDLVEGDLRAVTAEAVSDAIVAGDEYAADVMRETAGYLGTGLANLINILNPGMIVVSGGVTRAGKHLFDPLRREVRKRAFRPAAEACRIVRTELGGLAGVIGAAAVFRVARLGPL; via the coding sequence GTGAGCGGAAGAAACCACATCATCGGTGTCGATCTCGGGGGAACCACGATCAACGTCGGCGCCGTCCCGGTGGACGGCGGCACCGTGCTCGGCATGCGTACGCTGCCCACGGACGCCCACATCGGCGCGAAATTCGTCGTGGACCGGATCGTGTCGCTGATCCGCGAGGTCAAGCGGGACGCCACGCGTGAGGGCGGATTCGGGGAGGATGCGATCGTCGGCGTCGGAATGGGGGCGCCCGGCCCGCTGGACCGTGACACGGGAACCGTGATCGAAACGCCGAATCTCGGGTGGCGGAACTTCCCGCTTCGCGACCTGATCGTAAAGGGAACGGGACTCGAGACCGAACTCGACAACGACGCAAACGCCGCAACGCTCGGGGAGTGGTGGCGCGGCGCGGGGCGCGGGGTCGACAACCTCGTGGGGATCACTCTGGGGACGGGGATCGGCGGCGGCATCGTACTCGACGGCGAACTCTACCACGGGGCGTCGGACGCGGCCGCCGAGATCGGACACATGACGATCGATTCCACGGGCCGGAAGTGCGCCTGCGGCAGCTACGGGTGCCTGGAAGCCTACGCCTCCGGGCCCGCGATTGCGGCCCGCGCGGTGGAAGGACTGCAGGCGGGCGCCGAAAGCATGCTCCTGGATCTCGTCGAGGGCGACCTGCGGGCGGTAACGGCCGAGGCCGTATCCGATGCCATCGTGGCGGGCGACGAGTATGCCGCCGACGTGATGCGGGAGACGGCGGGATACCTCGGGACCGGTCTGGCGAACCTCATCAACATCCTCAACCCCGGGATGATCGTCGTTTCCGGGGGAGTGACGCGCGCGGGCAAGCACCTCTTCGACCCCCTGCGCCGCGAGGTCAGGAAGCGGGCCTTCCGACCGGCGGCCGAGGCGTGCCGGATCGTGCGCACCGAACTCGGCGGTCTCGCGGGAGTCATCGGCGCCGCCGCCGTGTTCCGCGTCGCGCGGCTCGGACCCCTCTGA
- a CDS encoding carbohydrate kinase family protein: MPRLGVVGTMVWDTIRARDVGREEPVEEWGGIAYALAAADAAVAEAGDGWTLFPILKIGKDMREAADLFLGGLERVDSLDGVWTVTEPNNRVELIYLDDARRSEKLTGGVPGWTREELVPLARSCDAIYVNFIAGWEVDLPAAAALRTAAEGPVYADLHSLMLGVGTDGGRSPRPLDDWRAWLSCFDVVQLNEEELGTLAAGWEDPWALAADVVGPVTRGLLVTLGERGAAWVATRSFWTAPTDPRPPPGAVAPAEALVSGRVEPEVPVSGGDPTGCGDVWGATCFVTMLGGEDLESSVMAATHAAQRNAGFRGASGLGEYLRSETGLLTGRAGSRARGSA; this comes from the coding sequence ATGCCGCGACTCGGAGTCGTGGGGACGATGGTGTGGGACACGATCCGCGCACGGGATGTCGGACGCGAGGAGCCGGTCGAGGAATGGGGAGGGATCGCCTATGCGCTGGCCGCCGCGGACGCCGCCGTGGCGGAGGCCGGGGATGGCTGGACCCTGTTTCCGATTCTCAAGATCGGAAAGGACATGCGCGAGGCGGCGGATCTCTTCCTCGGGGGACTCGAGCGGGTCGATTCCCTCGATGGGGTGTGGACCGTGACGGAACCGAACAACCGGGTCGAACTCATTTACCTCGACGACGCGCGGCGCTCCGAGAAGCTCACCGGCGGCGTACCGGGCTGGACCCGCGAGGAACTCGTGCCCCTCGCACGTTCGTGCGACGCGATCTACGTGAATTTCATCGCAGGCTGGGAGGTGGATCTCCCGGCCGCGGCGGCCCTCCGGACGGCGGCGGAGGGTCCGGTCTACGCGGATCTGCACTCGTTGATGCTCGGCGTGGGGACGGACGGAGGGCGCTCTCCGCGTCCGCTCGATGACTGGCGCGCGTGGCTTTCGTGTTTCGACGTCGTGCAGCTGAACGAGGAGGAACTCGGCACGCTGGCGGCCGGCTGGGAAGATCCCTGGGCGCTCGCCGCGGACGTCGTGGGTCCGGTGACGCGCGGCCTCCTCGTCACGCTCGGGGAGCGCGGCGCCGCCTGGGTTGCGACCCGCAGCTTCTGGACGGCGCCGACGGATCCTCGCCCGCCGCCGGGCGCCGTCGCGCCCGCGGAAGCGCTGGTGAGCGGGAGGGTCGAGCCCGAAGTCCCGGTATCGGGGGGCGACCCGACCGGCTGCGGTGACGTGTGGGGAGCGACCTGCTTCGTGACGATGCTGGGCGGTGAGGATCTCGAGTCATCCGTCATGGCGGCTACGCATGCGGCGCAACGGAACGCCGGTTTCCGCGGCGCGTCCGGACTCGGCGAATACCTGCGCTCCGAGACCGGCCTCCTGACCGGCAGGGCGGGGAGTCGGGCGCGGGGTTCCGCGTGA